The following coding sequences are from one Pongo abelii isolate AG06213 chromosome 3, NHGRI_mPonAbe1-v2.0_pri, whole genome shotgun sequence window:
- the TADA2B gene encoding transcriptional adapter 2-beta, with product MAELGKKYCVYCLAEVSPLRFRCTECQDIELCPECFSAGAEIGHHRRYHGYQLVDGGRFTLWGPEAEGGWTSREEQLLLDAIEQFGFGNWEDMAAHVGASRTPQEVMEHYVSMYIHGNLGKACIPDTIPNRVTDHTCPSGGPLSPSLTTPLPPLDISVAEQQQLGYMPLRDDYEIEYDQDAETLISGLSVNYDDDDVEIELKRAHVDMYVRKLKERQRRKNIARDYNLVPAFLGKDKKEKEKALKRKITKEEKELRLKLRPLYQFMSCKEFDDLFENMHKEKMLRAKIRELQRYRRNGITKMEESAEYEAARHKREKRKENKNLAGSKRGKEDGKDSEFAAIENLPGFELLSDREKVLCSSLNLSPARYVTVKTIIIKDHLQKRQGIPSKSRLPSYLDKVLKKRILNFLTESGWISRDAS from the exons ATGGCGGAGCTGGGGAAGAAGTACTGCGTGTACTGCCTGGCCGAGGTGAGCCCGCTGCGCTTCCGCTGCACCGAGTGCCAGGACATCGAGCTGTGCCCCGAGTGCTTCTCGGCCGGCGCCGAGATCGGCCACCACCGCCGCTACCACGGCTACCAGCTGGTGGACGGCGGGCGCTTCACGCTCTGGGGGCCCGAGGCCGAGGGCGGCTGGACCAGTCGCGAGGAGCAGCTGCTGCTGGACGCCATCGAGCAGTTCGGCTTCGGAAACTGG GAAGATATGGCTGCCCATGTCGGTGCTTCCCGGACTCCCCAAGAGGTGATGGAGCATTACGTGAGCATGTACATCCACGGGAACCTGGGGAAGGCCTGCATCCCCGACACCATCCCCAACCGCGTGACAGACCACACCTGTCCCAGCGGAGGCCCCCTCTCACCCAGCCTCACCACCCCGCTGCCCCCGCTGGACATCTCCGTGGCTGAGCAGCAGCAGCTGGGCTACATGCCGCTGCGGGATGACTACGAGATCGAGTACGACCAGGATGCCGAGACGCTCATCAGCGGGCTCTCTGTCAACTATGACGACGACGACGTGGAGATCGAGCTGAAGCGCGCCCACGTGGACATGTACGTGCGGAAGCTGAAAGAGAGACAGCGGCGGAAGAACATCGCCCGTGACTACAATCTGGTGCCAGCCTTCCTGGGGAAGgacaagaaggagaaggaaaaggcgCTGAAGCGCAAGATCACcaaggaggagaaggagctgcGCCTGAAGCTGAGGCCGCTGTACCAGTTCATGTCATGCAAGGAGTTTGATGACCTTTTTGAAAACATGCACAAAGAAAAAATGCTCCGGGCCAAGATCCGAGAACTGCAGCGGTACCGGCGAAACGGGATCACCAAGATGGAAGAGTCGGCAGAGTACGAGGCAGCGCGGCATAAacgggagaagaggaaggagaacaaAAACCTAGCCGGCTCCAAACGGGGAAAGGAGGACGGCAAAGACAGCGAGTTCGCCGCCATTGAGAACCTTCCAGGCTTCGAGCTCCTGTCAGATCGTGAGAAGGTGCTCTGCAGCTCTTTAAACTTGAGTCCAGCCCGCTACGTGACTGTGAAGACTATTATAATTAAAGACCACCTCCAGAAGCGGCAAGGAATCCCCTCCAAAAGCCGCCTTCCTAGCTACCTGGACAAAGTCctaaagaaaaggattttgaaTTTCCTCACAGAAAGCGGCTGGATCTCCAGGGACGCGTCTTGA